In one window of Pseudomonas sp. IAC-BECa141 DNA:
- a CDS encoding glycoside hydrolase yields the protein MSTVIRWLRALLLIAGLCVSSLSWADTSLENSLWRVQLDPATLAVRVTPAGGETVQASAGIAPHKVSQLSRRDNRIDWQWDDGAWTLSATLDQRDLSFSIKAREPAELEFLHQPASALGKALIWPLAEGHYVPRGDPVWQAFLLSQGEFNTTQDLSLPLWGVEHDGFSLHWLMTNPYNNRLLFSDQGKALALSARHRFTPLEPSTPMTFTLFLGAADPLAGAKRYRQWLIDNGRHESLNSKFEKTPEAKRLLGASHLYLWGNDLLGARDVRSWPLLLDTLRGGDALIRELKAGMDHEALQILASGTVLNGYQKKVLLRSLNHALNTLARKTWQARAVPDMQALASGYADVRAQVAASLGEALTPEPERWGSTLSLETIRQVQNAGLLRLWLGLGEGWEGGLWHPEAIKAGVAAGYLIAPYDSYETALSRNENPDWTTAHLGDKANLECAVVKSDGTLKSGFQQSGHYTDPRCVRPLLEQRVAAIRDAAGFNSWFLDAYATGMLFDSYRPGATMTQAQNAEGNIGASRWINEVLKLPTGSEDGNATTAQGVLFTHGMQTPVIGWGDVEMSKNPESRYFAGKWYPPEQPEVFFKPVPIKESLRRIHFDPASRLPLYQAVFHGSVITSHHWLFDSLKLTNVRADNELAQLLYNVAPLYHLSADTLAQRLPQIARQDAFFRPLHERLATQALTGFEWLSADRLVQQTSFEDGTRLLANFDIQAREVQGQTLPGRSLTVRSPASAPTRFQIEARP from the coding sequence ATGTCTACCGTTATTCGCTGGCTGCGCGCGCTATTGCTGATTGCCGGATTGTGCGTTTCATCCCTGTCATGGGCCGACACGTCATTGGAAAACTCGCTGTGGCGCGTGCAACTCGATCCTGCAACGCTGGCTGTCCGTGTCACCCCGGCCGGCGGCGAGACGGTGCAGGCATCGGCGGGGATTGCCCCACACAAAGTCAGTCAGTTGAGCAGACGCGACAACCGCATCGACTGGCAATGGGATGACGGGGCCTGGACCCTCAGCGCCACGCTCGATCAACGTGATCTGTCCTTCTCGATCAAGGCGCGTGAGCCGGCAGAACTGGAATTTCTCCATCAGCCTGCCAGCGCGCTGGGCAAGGCGCTGATCTGGCCTCTGGCCGAGGGGCACTATGTGCCGCGTGGCGATCCGGTATGGCAGGCCTTTCTGTTGAGTCAGGGGGAATTCAATACCACTCAGGATCTGAGCTTGCCGCTCTGGGGGGTTGAACATGACGGGTTCAGCCTGCATTGGCTGATGACCAATCCCTACAACAATCGGCTGCTGTTCAGCGACCAGGGCAAGGCTCTGGCACTGTCCGCCCGGCATCGTTTCACCCCGCTCGAGCCGTCCACACCAATGACATTCACCCTGTTTCTCGGGGCGGCCGACCCGTTGGCTGGCGCCAAACGCTACCGGCAGTGGCTGATCGATAACGGTCGCCATGAAAGCTTGAACAGCAAATTCGAAAAAACACCTGAGGCGAAGCGGCTGTTGGGCGCCAGTCATCTGTACCTGTGGGGCAACGACCTGCTGGGCGCCAGGGATGTACGCAGTTGGCCCTTGCTGCTCGACACCTTGCGCGGGGGTGATGCGTTGATCCGTGAACTGAAAGCGGGAATGGATCATGAGGCGTTGCAGATCCTTGCCAGTGGCACGGTGTTGAACGGTTATCAGAAAAAAGTGCTTCTGCGCAGTCTCAACCACGCCTTGAATACGCTGGCGCGCAAGACTTGGCAGGCCCGTGCCGTGCCGGACATGCAGGCTCTGGCGAGCGGTTACGCTGATGTGCGCGCGCAAGTGGCTGCTTCACTCGGTGAAGCGCTGACCCCCGAGCCCGAGCGCTGGGGCAGCACCTTGTCATTGGAAACGATCAGGCAAGTACAGAATGCCGGTCTGTTGCGTCTGTGGTTGGGATTGGGCGAAGGCTGGGAAGGTGGCCTGTGGCACCCCGAGGCGATCAAGGCCGGCGTGGCGGCGGGTTATCTGATCGCACCGTATGACTCCTATGAAACGGCGCTGAGCCGCAATGAAAACCCTGACTGGACCACGGCCCATCTGGGGGACAAGGCAAATCTTGAATGCGCAGTCGTAAAGAGCGACGGAACGCTGAAAAGCGGCTTCCAGCAATCGGGGCATTACACCGATCCCCGTTGCGTGCGGCCGTTGCTTGAACAGCGGGTCGCGGCGATTCGCGACGCCGCCGGTTTCAACAGCTGGTTTCTCGATGCCTATGCCACCGGCATGCTGTTCGACAGCTACCGACCCGGGGCAACGATGACCCAGGCCCAGAATGCCGAAGGCAACATCGGGGCATCACGCTGGATCAATGAAGTGTTGAAACTGCCCACCGGTTCAGAGGATGGCAACGCAACGACCGCGCAAGGCGTGTTGTTCACCCATGGCATGCAGACCCCGGTGATCGGTTGGGGTGACGTCGAAATGAGCAAGAACCCCGAATCCAGGTACTTTGCAGGCAAGTGGTATCCGCCGGAGCAGCCAGAGGTTTTCTTCAAACCTGTGCCGATCAAAGAGTCTTTGCGGCGTATTCACTTTGACCCGGCCAGCCGTTTGCCGTTGTATCAGGCGGTGTTCCATGGGTCGGTCATCACGTCCCACCATTGGCTGTTCGATAGTCTGAAACTGACCAATGTAAGGGCGGACAACGAACTCGCACAGTTGCTCTACAACGTTGCGCCGCTGTATCACCTCAGTGCTGACACGCTTGCACAGCGATTGCCGCAGATTGCCCGTCAGGATGCGTTCTTCCGGCCTTTGCATGAACGTCTGGCGACCCAGGCGCTCACCGGTTTCGAATGGTTGAGCGCGGACCGGCTGGTTCAGCAGACCTCCTTTGAAGACGGCACGCGATTGCTGGCCAATTTTGATATTCAGGCGCGTGAAGTACAGGGGCAGACGCTGCCCGGGCGGAGCCTTACGGTGCGTTCACCCGCAAGTGCGCCGACCCGGTTTCAGATTGAGGCGAGGCCCTGA